From a region of the Arachis ipaensis cultivar K30076 chromosome B09, Araip1.1, whole genome shotgun sequence genome:
- the LOC107617307 gene encoding uncharacterized protein LOC107617307 isoform X2 → MTDSKAYLPFILFVFLHLCSHALTRQLSEDSTSGEADYYKKERTMVYPMQIKPVEPVQPIPPMDPYPTPPQRPYPEPEQDFLSRRHNNIHTTNYLIGYYQPFITSPMSSTKTDHHTHSKVHQPLSLEDIESNNFEDGHKPRSSADIDWKTFMHFQPNLLP, encoded by the exons ATGACTGACTCAAAGGCCTATCTTCCCTTCATTCTTTTTGTGTTTCTTCACTTGTGCTCTCATGCATTGACTCGTCAACTATCTGAGG ATTCAACAAGTGGCGAAGCTGATTACTATAAAAAAGAGAGAACCATGGTATATCCAATGCAAAtaaaaccggttgaaccggttcaaccaatTCCACCGATGGATCCATATCCAACACCGCCACAACGTCCATATCCAGAACCGGAGCAAGATTTTCTTTCTCGTCGCCATAATAATATTCATAcaactaattatttgattggaTACTACCAACCTTTTATTACTTCTCCAATGTCTTCAACTAAAACGGATCACCATACTCATTCAAAGGTTCATCAGCCATTAAGCTTGGAAGATATTG AATCAAATAACTTTGAGGATGGACATAAACCAAGGTCTTCAGCTGATATTGATTGGAAGACTTTCATGCATTTCCAGCCAAATCTTTTACCATGA
- the LOC107617307 gene encoding uncharacterized protein LOC107617307 isoform X1: MTDSKAYLPFILFVFLHLCSHALTRQLSEDSTSGEADYYKKERTMVYPMQIKPVEPVQPIPPMDPYPTPPQRPYPEPEQDFLSRRHNNIHTTNYLIGYYQPFITSPMSSTKTDHHTHSKVHQPLSLEDIDNAKVSELLEDSTNNQIDYHPSYYQQDRTMRYQNLPSVAKRKYPKNPHTNP; this comes from the exons ATGACTGACTCAAAGGCCTATCTTCCCTTCATTCTTTTTGTGTTTCTTCACTTGTGCTCTCATGCATTGACTCGTCAACTATCTGAGG ATTCAACAAGTGGCGAAGCTGATTACTATAAAAAAGAGAGAACCATGGTATATCCAATGCAAAtaaaaccggttgaaccggttcaaccaatTCCACCGATGGATCCATATCCAACACCGCCACAACGTCCATATCCAGAACCGGAGCAAGATTTTCTTTCTCGTCGCCATAATAATATTCATAcaactaattatttgattggaTACTACCAACCTTTTATTACTTCTCCAATGTCTTCAACTAAAACGGATCACCATACTCATTCAAAGGTTCATCAGCCATTAAGCTTGGAAGATATTG ATAATGCAAAGGTTTCTGAGTTATTAGAAGATTCAACAAATAACCAAATTGATTATCATCCCAGTTACTACCAACAAGACAGAACTATGAGATATCAAAATTTGCCATCAGTAGCAAAAAGAAAATATCCAAAAAATCCACATACAAATCCATAA
- the LOC107619550 gene encoding anoctamin-like protein At1g73020, which translates to MKENVELVFEICVVIPKREAVLKGEEDFDCGNVFARELKNAGLVVDRVIGNSDEFFKVAAPLETLGRAAAELRIMKRTHIGMDLQFDMVEVDAFVKQPDGSLFSWYERFQCYCHLMHGIVNNSKSSRILKFNRREIRWEVGEHLLPKLESEIIIKQIFPLHDDKIRKKLLKTWALQWWDFTTQPVDEIYAYYGSKIAIYFAFLGMYTQWLLFPAVVGLIVYFIDYGSANLVVLPAFFIAVILWAIMFSQFWKRKNAALLARWPITYGNAVDEEYKVAGMKGNAQPRQNPMDLIKLLEADRVKGKKVFTKYEWFNHLLRIRNDALIIISIICLQLPFELAYAHLYEVLNKDIIKFGLTAIYLATIQYITKLGGKVSVKLIMFEHNENPETRADSLVYKVFGLYFMQTYIGIFYHALLHRNFGTLRKVLIQRLLISEVVQNLIETSLPYINYNYKKYAVRQNKEKEEKGSAGTFEFTSRVEKEFLKASYTASTGEELEDGLFDDFLELALQFGMILMFACAFPPAFAMSALNNIMEIRTDALKLLAMMKRPVPRASATVGAWLNIFQFLILMSICTNCALLAWLFDEEGKWKIEPGLVVILIMEHALLLIKFGFSRLVPSEPAWVRAARAKNSSQARDMYTKRLLRTISGGEKTRELKKIE; encoded by the exons ATGAAAGAGAATGTGGAACTGGTATTTGAGATTTGTGTGGTGATTCCCAAGAGAGAGGCGGTTCTTAAAGGAGAGGAAGACTTCGATTGCGGCAATGTCTTTGCCAGGGAGCTTAAGAATGCAGGCTTGGTTGTTGACAGAGTTATTGGCAATTCAGATGAGTTCTTCAAG GTGGCTGCACCTTTGGAGACATTGGGGAGGGCTGCAGCTGAACTAAGAATCATGAAAAGAACTCACATTG GTATGGATTTGCAATTTGATATGGTGGAGGTTGATGCTTTTGTCAAACAGCCAGATGGTTCACTCTTTAGTTGGTATGAACGTTTTCAGTGCTACTGCCACTTAATGCACGGAATT GTAAACAACAGCAAATCAAGCAGAATCCTTAAATTCAATAGAAGAGAAATCCGTTGGGAAGTAGGAGAGCATCTCCTTCCAAAATTGGAATCAGAGATCATTATTAAGCAAATCTTTCCTTTGCATG ATGACAAGATTAGAAAGAAACTCCTTAAAACCTGGGCTCTTCAATGGTGGGACTTCACAACTCAGCCAGTAGATGAAATTTATGCATATTATGGTTCAAAG ATTGCAATCTATTTTGCTTTTCTTGGAATGTATACACAGTGGCTGCTCTTCCCTGCTGTGGTTGGGCTTATTGTGTACTTCATAGATTATGG GTCAGCGAATTTAGTAGTGCTCCCTGCTTTCTTCATTGCGGTCATACTATGGGCTATTATGTTTTCTCAGTTCTGGAAACGGAAAAATGCTGCACTTTTAGCCAG GTGGCCTATTACCTATGGAAATGCAGTTGATGAAGAATACAAGGTTGCTGGCATGAAGGGTAATGCTCAACCCCGACAGAACCCAATGGACCTCATAAAATTACTCGAGGCTGATAGAGTGAAGGGAAAGAAAGTGTTCACGAAATATGAGTGGTTTAATCATCTCTTGCGAATCAGGAACGATGCACTCATTATCATCAGCATAATATGCCTCCAGTTACCATTTGAGTTGGCATATGCTCATCTTTATGAAGTTCTTAATAAAGATATAATTAA GTTTGGGCTCACTGCTATTTATCTTGCTACCATTCAGTACATTACTAAGCTTGGTGGTAAGGTTTCTGTTAAACTTATCATGTTTGAACACAATGAAAACCCGGAAACACGAGCTGATAGCTTGGTCTACAAG GTGTTTGGTCTGTACTTTATGCAGACATACATTGGAATCTTTTATCACGCGTTGTTGCACCGAAACTTTGGTACTCTTCGCAAAGTTCTGATTCAGCGGCTTCTAATTTCGGAG GTGGTTCAAAACTTGATAGAAACTTCATTGCCTTATATCAACTACAACTACAAAAAATATGCCGTTCG ACAAAATaaggagaaggaggagaaagGATCAGCTGGAACATTCGAGTTTACTTCTAGAGTAGAGAAAGAATTCCTTAAGGCTTCTTACACTGCCAGCACTGGCGAGGAGCTTGAGGATGGGTTATTTGATG ATTTTTTGGAGTTGGCACTGCAGTTTGGAATGATTTTGATGTTTGCTTGCGCATTCCCACCTGCATTCGCTATGTCTGCTCTG AACAACATTATGGAAATCAGGACAGATGCTTTGAAGCTACTAGCAATGATGAAGCGGCCTGTCCCTCGTGCGTCTGCAACAGTAGGAGCCTGGCTTAACATTTTTCAG TTTCTCATATTGATGTCCATTTGCACTAATTGTGCACTTCTAGCATGGCTATTCGATGAGGAGGGAAAATGGAAGATCGAGCCGGGACTCGTGGTGATTTTGATAATGGAGCATGCTCTATTGTTGATTAAGTTTGGTTTCTCTCGTTTGGTTCCTTCG GAACCAGCTTGGGTTAGAGCAGCCCGTGCGAAAAACAGTTCGCAAGCACGAGACATGTATACTAAGAGGCTCTTGAGGACCATTTCTGGAGGAGAAAAGACAAGAGAGCTGAAGAAGATTGAGTAA